The following nucleotide sequence is from Zea mays cultivar B73 chromosome 1, Zm-B73-REFERENCE-NAM-5.0, whole genome shotgun sequence.
GCTGCGGCAGTTGCTCCGGGGGCTTTGTGGACAGAGGCGCGGGGTCCAGCGACAGTGCCTCCCTGAGTGCCTGGCGCGCGGTGTGGATGTCCGTCTGCAGCCGCCGTTCCCACTGTCCCCTGGGCGCGGCCCATCTGCCGCTCCTCGCCTCGGCGCCAGCAGCGCCCGTTCTAGTGAACTTTTTCTTGAGGTGCGTGTTCCAGTAGTTCTTGATGTCGTTGTCTGTGCGCTCCGGCATGTACGACGCGATCGCGGCCCACCTGATCGTGCAAAAAACACAGTCGATCGTTAGGGGCTCCGCGCGCTGAGGAATCACAGAGGACGTACTAGGAGCATGCGCCAACGGAAGGACTGGCTGTTCTTGAAGTGGAGTTACCTGTTCCCGAGCAGCGCctgcaggtggatgatgagcttctCTTCCTGGTCGCTGAAGTTGCCGCACTTGATGCCCGGGCGGAGATGGTTGGTCCACCGGAGCCGGCAGCTCTTGCTGCAGCGCATAAGCCCTGCAGTATCCATGCATGGTCCATGAACAACAAGAGCAGCTAGCCCCACGAAAAGTTTCAAGGAATTGCACGGCATAAAACAACAGCCATCGTCGTCTAGTCCtagtctagagagagagaaacaaAGCAGACGAACTCCCAGCAGAGGAGCAGGGTCGTACCGGTGTTCGTGGGCACGGCGCGCCAGTTCCCGGGGCCGTGGTCCTGCACATAGGAGACGAGAACGAGGTCCTCCTCCGGCGTCCAGGGCCCCTTCTTCACCCCACCCTTCTCGCAGCACGGTGGCCTCCCCATGCCTCGGTTCCCCGACGCTAAGCTAGCTCCTCAGCAGCTGTACCCTGTTGGGTGGCCTCTGGCCTCTGCGTGCGTGACGGTGACGCTAACTTGGCAAGAAAAAGACTAGCCAAGAGGACCTTTGACCCCTGGCTCTGCTTCGGCTAGTAGCTTGCTTTCCTCCCACTCTCGCGGGAGGCGAATTGCGCGAGACTGGTGCGCGCTGGTGGTGTTTATATAAGGGCCCCATGCAGGCCTGTCCTTGATGTGTGAGGGGCAACAAGGAACCGTAATTAGGACACACATGAAACAACACTCCAGCGAAAAATAAAAATTATTGCTATAGTTGTTATATTTTATATAAATAgatattgagatatttattcaaatataattattgtttatttttaaacAATAAGATACGTGTGATCTATTGATTTGGGGCAGGTGTGAGTTCGAGTACTCGCTCTGCATTATTTTTTGCGTGGTGTGGTAATTGCGCAGACGGGATCGGATGCTGGGCAGACGCAGTAGTTAGCTGCGCAGGCGCCAGGCGTGGGACCCATAGGACACGGCGCCGAGTCGGACGTGTGGGATGGGCTCAAAGTATCAGCGTGAAAGGTGAAGCGGGGGTAACACCAGATATCCACATATTAGGTTCTTAACAGAGAGTATATAGATAACGACCAGATACGATGGTGCTTAAGCCTAATAAGGTCGATGCCGGAGACCCCCGGTCCTCAGTGGTCGCCATCACGGAGGAAAAATTAGGTTAGGCGTCTTATTTGTCATAGAAGCAAGCCAGCGATGGAATGGAACCGTTGAAGAGGCATAGTCCCACTCCCCGACGGTCGTAGTAGTACGTACCGAGGGACAACGGCATTTCCACGGTACAGCGTTATCCCCATTAAAATCCAGTGCCTTTCCGGCCGGCGGGGTCATGATCTTGCGCCGtcgtcgtgctcgcggtcatgcgaAAATTGCGCCATGTTTGTGCACCATGCATGTCCATGTGTTTAGATATATAATAAATTGTTTACTGTATATCCATTCCCATGTCGTCCTCCTAAGATCTACACGCACTTATTTCAGAAGAATTTTTAAAAACAAAAACTACAGCTCTGAAATCTTTATGCATGCATGAACATTTTGTATTAGATGTCCTTTATTTTTCTTACTGGGGGTTTGTCTTGTTTCTTAAAAATAAATTATATGGTGTAACAATCATGTGCACCATCTCACGTTAACCAAACTAGTATATAGTCTGTGCTAACGCTACGATCACTAGAAGAGGAGGgatcgacggcggcggcggcggcatgaGTGAGGGGAGGGGCAGCAGGGTCGCGGGGGACGGAGGAGGCTGAGAGAGGCGGGAGTAGGAAGAGGGATGATGGATGAttcaaataatattgttcattGTATTTGAGTAAGGGAGAATAGGTTATCTAGCGATATGAACCgttggataacgagggttacaatttataccctgccggttatcccgaacacaaaattaggagaattcactctagaaagtctcactctggctctcatcatgcttttatgtataagagtgaggcatctagttctaggcaatccacacatgttaaattgcctaagaagaaaactcctattgcatcaaatgaacctaatatttcatttaggacttttgatgcatcatatattttaactaacaaatcaggcaaagtagttgccaaatatgttgggggcaaacacaaggggtcaaagacttgtgtttgggtacccaaggtgcttgtttctaatgtgaaaggacccaagaccatttgggtacctaagaacaaggcctaaatttgttttgtaggtttatgcatccgggggctcaagttggataattgatagcaggtgcacaaaccacatgactggggagaaaagaatgttctcctcctacgagaaaaatcatgatccccaaagagctatcacattcggggatggaaatcaaggtttggtcaaaggtttgggtaaaattgctatatcacctgaccattctatttccaatgtttttcttgtagattctttagattacaacttgctttctgtttctcaattatgcaaaatgggctacaattgtctttttacggatataggtgttactgtctttagaaaaagtgatgattcagtagcatttaagggagtgttagagggtcagctatacttagttgattttaatagagctgaactcgacacttgcttaattgctaagactaaaatgggttggctctggcatcaccgactagcccatgttgggatgaagaatcttcataagcttctaaagggagagcacattttgggactaaccaatgttcattttgagaaagacaggatttgtagcgcatgtcaagcagggaagcaagttggtgttcatcatccgcacaagaacatcatgacgaccgacaggccgcttgagctactccacatggacctattcggcccgatagcttacataagcatcggtgggagtaagtattgtcttgtaattgtggatgattattctcgcttcacttgggtattctttttgcaggataaatctcaaacccaagagaccttaaagggattcttgagacgggctcaaaatgagttcggcttaaggatcaaaaagattagaagcgacaacgggacggagttcaagaactcacaaatagaaggctttcttgaggatgagggcatcaagcatgagttctcttctccctacacgccacaacaaaatggtgtagtggagaggaagaatagaactctacttgacatagcaaggaccatgcttgatgagtacaagacttcgggccggttttggacggaagcaatcaacactgcttgctacgccatcaaccgtctctaccttcaccgaatcctcaagaagacatcatatgaactcctcaccggtaaaaagctcaatgtttcatattttagagtctttggtagcaaatgttttattcttgttaaaagagatagaaaatctaaattttctcctaaggctatagaaggatttttacttggttatgattcaaacacaagggcatatagagtctttaacaagtccactggactagttgaagtttcttgtgacattgtgtttgatgagactaacggctctcaagtagagcaagttgatcttgatgagctagatgatgaagaggctccgtgtgtcgcgctaaggaacatgtccattggggatgtgtgtcctaaggaatccgaagagcctccacatgcacaagatcaaccatcatcttcaaatcaagcatctccaccaacccaagatgaggatcaagctcaagatgatgaaaatgaagatcaagaagatgagccacctcaagaggaggacaatgatcaagggggagatgcccatgatcaagacaaggaagatgatgaggatccaagaccgcctcacccaagagtccaccaagcaatacaacgagatcaccccgtgaacaccatcctaggcgatattcaaaagggggtaaccactcgatctcgtgttgctcatttttgtgaacattattcctttgtgtcttctattgagccatacagggtggaagacgcattaagggattcggattgggtgttggcaatgcaagaggaactcaacaacttcacgaggaatgaggtatggcatcttattccacgtcctaaccaaaatgttgtaggaaccaagtgggtcttccgcaacaaacaagatgagcatggtgtggtgacaaggaacaaagcccgacttgtggccaagggttattcacaagtcaaaggtttggatttcggtgaaacctatgcacccgtagctaggcttgagtcaattcacatattacttgcctatgctacttaccatggcttcaagctttaccaaatagacgtgaaaagtgccttcctcaatggaccaatcaaggaggaggtctatgttgagcaacctctcggctttgaagatagtgagtaccctaaccatgtctatacgctctctaaggcgctttatgggctcaagcaagccccaagagcatggtatgaatgcctaagagattttcttatcgctaatggcttcaaagtcagaaaagcggatcctactctctttactaagactattgaaaatgatttgtttgtatgccaaatttatgttgatgatatcatatttgggtctactaacaaatctacatgtgaagagtttagtaggatcatggttcaaaaattcgagatgtctatgatgggggagttgaagtatttcttaggatttcaagtcaagcaactccaagagggcaccttcatcagccaaacaaagtacattcaagacatactcaccaagtttgggatgaaggatgccaagcccatcaagacacccatgggaaccaatgggcatctcgacctcgacacgggaggtaaatccatagatcaaatggtataccggtcgatgataggatctctactctatttatgtgcatcccgatcggatataatgctttccgtatgcatgtgtgcaagattccaagccgatcctaaggaagttcaccttagggccgtgaaacgaatctttagatatttagttcatactcctaagtttggcctttggtaccccaggggatccacatttgatttaattggatattcagatgctgattgggcagggtgtaaaattgatagaaagagcacatcagggacttgtcagttgttggaaagatccctggtgtcttgggcttcaaagaagcaaaattccgtagctctttctaccgccgaagccgagtatattgccacaggacattgttgcgcgcaattgctttagatgaggcaaacccttagggactatggttacaaattgaccaaagttcctcttctatgtgataatgagagtgcaatccgcatggcggataatcccgttgagcacagccgcactaagcacatagccattcggtatcactttttgagggatcgccaacaaagggggatatcgagattgcatatgttagcactagagaacaattagccgatatctttaccaaacctttagatgagaaaacttttaccaaactcagacatgagctaaacattcttgattctaggaattttgattgatatttttgcacacatagctcatttatatacctttgatcatatctctttcatgtgctatgactaatgtgtttttcaagtgtatttcatgctaagtcatagattgaaagggaaatggagtcttcggtgaagacaaggcttccactctactccatcgagttattcatccttcgtcgtcactccgcacTGCTCTCcagtttggtataatcttcactcatatattgtttgccaaaggagagagaaagtaaaagggcttatatttcactcacaagtatccgtttttggcgattcatgccgaagggggagaaagcattagcccaaagcaaaaggaccgaaccatcaccaatttcaaaaatgtagtctttcaaatttgtattaaaagaaggtttttctattggtatcttatttttgatagaattttcaaattggtataacctcttcaaaaattaatatctaaaaccctcttgaatgctaagaggagaatttcattgagggggagttttgtttagtcaaaggaaaagcatttgaaatagggggagaaaaattcaaatcttgaaaatgcttctcaaaattttattcatacacctttgactatttgcaaaatactttgaaaaagaatttccaaaacatttgcaaaaacaaaacaagtggtgcaagcgtggtctaaaatgttaaatatgaagaaagcatccattcaTATCATATGAAATAAATATTGGTttaatttcaagcaacctttgcacttacattatgcaaactagttcaattctgcacttatatatttgctttggtttgtgttggtatcaatcaccaaaaagggggagattgaaagggaaataggcttacaccttttcctacataattttggtggttgaattgcccaacacaaattattggactaactagtttgctctagattatgagttctacaggtgctaaaggttcaacacaaaccaataaaaagtccaagaaagggttcaaataaaaagagcaaaagacaacccaaaagcagccctggtctggcgcaccgtactgtccggtgtgccaccggacagtgtccggtgcaccagggagtttcacttcaaacttgccaccttcgggaattctgggaggctctccgctataattcatcggactatccggtgtgccagcggagtaacggctaaacaacgccaacggtcgtctgcaaaggaacagtgaaacgctacagtgcgcgcctgcgcgcgcagaagtcagagcaggcgtcagaaggcgcaccagacagtgaacagtgactgtccgatgcaccaccggactgtgtaacacccggattttaggggtccaaaacccggggttaacataaacaccaggtatgctgggaccaagtctcacacatatgatgtatagtggcacaggatcgaatgtcacaacattatatatcacaggagttctatacaaaataaataattacattataaggagacaacggtccagcaacccaaagttgactgggagacgacggcctagaccactcacgaacacatcgcagcatcctccatgagcatcatcctgcagtacctggtcttgacctgtggtgtatgtgagacagcaagagtgagctcacatacgttcatcgctcagcaagttgtggggaataatgtgcatgaactcgccaaaggtgggagctcacgtgaggtgtaaggcttaccaaagaagatggttagagctgagcattgcttttaaagttggtcaaaattttattagcagttactaagtataagtaaataccaacccagttaaatagtagaaccaaagtaacaacttcacctgcgatgcaatgcatatgacaaattgaatttagttccataatttaatcatgtgagtgtccgagctgctcatgaccgtgagcacggctagtataccagttttacactctgcagaggttgcgcatctttacccacaagtcatgttacccatctgccaagggatcgcgacttcccatacacctctaccgaggaggcgaggcagggtaacactacgaggcctttacaaagttccactagcttcagaaaacccgctacagtttataggaagctccaatgcaggaatcccttgcaggaccgccatcacagcaaaatcctcccgagggcctccccaggaatcccttgcaggaccgccatcacagcaaaatcctcccgagggccttcccaggaatcccttgcaggaccgccatcacagcaaaatcctcccgagggcctccctacactgaccactcccctactgcccttgcccctttcgggtaaggtagtcttccactagctttcctaattaatcggccaagggcgtcccattaaacccttgtggtagcactgttttcccgggtggttctccatgttccaattaacataatgatcttatcatgaacagtgataataaacagataataaaagtgtaatcatgaataatgtatcttcatacccaaaaccacataaagcactagcaagtactacccaaaaagttcagtggtaaacaaggtataaagatagacaaactagggtaacctattgggtcccatcaaattaacctatgcagatcattatgattaattagaacatgagtgggtaaaaagaagtgatcaagggcacaacttgcctgggccttgagattccaggtaccaggatgatcttcagatgactcgtgacctcgcactagtcgtagcaatacaaacaaacatggtataggcaaaatgaacatcacatcaaacatataaacaaaatacacagtaataatctacatattaaaataagatcacaggaaaaagaattattaattttggagttgtagaattcaagttatgaattttctaagatttaaggtgattataatatgattaaatgataaataaattttctgacagagttcatgtcaaaacagtgattctaaatggtagagaatattattacaaaattttaggaattggaatgactcaatttggagctaaaatgaattagttatgaattaattaagtttctggatttattttaacactaaaaatcattttctaaatcattttctatgattttcctattcactggactgggcctcaattataagaaaagtcagggggctcggggtaagtcgTCCCAGACACAGCGCATAGTAacatatggacggcgggttgatttagtGAAACCCGAGGGGTTCTTTTTAGGAAAAGggacacggcgaaggggtattctCAGATCTCGGCCGTCCGATCGAGAACCGACGGTGGTGATTAGATGTACATCTTAATGAATCGTTACGAACCGAGAGCTATTGGATCTTGATCCAACGGCCCACATCCTACGATCCCGAGATCTGACCGCAACGCTCCGATCACAATCCTGCGGCCGAGGGTTTAATACGACGAAGAGGTATCCGGCTTCTAATCCTAGCCGCACAGTCCAGATCCGACGGCCAGGATCCCATCGCCTACCTCCGTCTTCCCTGGGCGGCGGCGCGCACCCACCGCGCGGTGGAGAAGTCCGGCCACCCGCCCAACGGTGAACCCCTACCCCATTTTCCAATTCATCGCAGCTACACATTGCGCATTACATAATGAAGGCAGGGATGGGCTGGTTACCAGAGATCGACGCCTCGGTGACGCCGGTCGCGACGCGCGGCGGACAGTGGCGGAGGTACGAAGTACGGCGAGGAATTCAGGCCGCCTCCGTGATCAGCTCTCCTAGATACGTCCACGGACGGTTTCAGTAGTTGCCCCCGACCACGCAGGATACCTTGCCACGGCCGGATTGTCCCGCGGGACGGATTTAGCCGGCGGCGGTGCAATCGGTGCGGTGGCGCGGTATCGTGCAACAAGGGGGAGATGGGGAGGAGGGACCACGAGGCGCTCTACTTATTCTCGGGCGCCCAGGTAGTCGCGGATACCGCGGCGAAGACCCCGCCCGAACACcacggccccggcgagctcgcgaAGTCCGTTGAGCCGCGGCGATTCTGTTGGGAGAGGATCGCCGACAGGCGGGACCCACAACGCAGTGAGGAGGAGCGCGGCGAGAGATTTACCGAGCGCGGACAAGCAAGCCCTGGCAAGTGGGTCCCGCGTCGCAGTGGGAGTGCGAGACGCGGCGCAAGGGAGACTGACAGGTGGGGTAAGGGTGTCGGCGCGCGCGTATAGAAGATGGGCCGCGTGGTGAGTTGGGCCGAATTCCAGGTACGAGGCCCATATAAGGTTTTTCtctttttccattttattttctatttcttttcttcatttccaagttaaatttggattcaaacttaaattcaaacCTCTATGGCTCATCATTTCAACTTATTTTTGTGAAGTTAGGGATATTAATtctgaatatatttatttatatatatattatttatatttttgttttatatcccttctctttcattctctattttctattccaaattcaaatttatatTTTTTTAGTTTTCAGATTTTTCAAATGTATCAATTGAAACCCAAAGGTGAATATAAACCATACTATTTTAATATTACTAGTTTAAGTTTTATTCTCCTTGTTTATTTATTTCATGAGATGTATAAATGGTTTCCTTTAAAAGAAAAATTCTTTTTCTCCTCATTTTCTTATTTCCCAATTTCCAAAACATTATGATACTTTGTTCAGATTTCTTCtaccaattccaaattcaaaatttgggtgttacaaatcctaccccccttaaaaataatctcgtcctcgagatttgtaagaaaagggttaCAGAGAAATTGGTTTGAAATCTATATTAAGTGGTTTTAGTACCAAAAGATTTTTTTTTTCAAGTCTAAACCCAAATTGGCaggtgattaggaaagcatgggtgtatatatgtatgtctactttattatgtaggatagaagatgtctttaaagtatagataggtttgggtaagaaagtgtagggtaaggaaagacttcatccaagattttgtggatcttgattcatcttggtgacctcacttgatccttgaagacttgagttggtgctcattctttcttgatgaggttgatcatctTCTGTCTCCAATCTTGGTGTCTTCATTTGAGCTAGGGAGATATAGTTAAGATAATTGGGTATATGAGTAGGACATTTTTTTTTAATCAATAGGTTCACATAAATGGATTGTGCCACTTATTGGGAGTGTATGGTTGAGTTGATCTATGACACTAACTTAGGCTTATGTGACTTAAGAGTATGGCTTAATCctggtaccagcattaagtaactcacactagatTAGATCCTATTTAATTAGATACGAtcgagattagactagtttatgtTAGATAGATTTATCAGGGTAAGATATATCTTGTTAGGAtatgatagaatcttttgagataagatgggGTATACGGTGTAGGTAGGTCAGAAGCTCTATTAGGTTAACACTGAGGGATTATGCAACTATCGGAtgggtaaggtagttgcatatgtatATGGTCAAGTTAATCTAGGCATCAATTTAGCTTAAATCATTTTTATAGGAGTGAGGTCTAATCCATTTCACTGGTACTGACTAATTTATTaaataactcactttagattggatcatatttagattagatagaatctggattaggttggatataactagattagactagataatatctaattactttggattagatcctggttgttactAGGGTGGGGTgaatatgcttattagggcaagatgaatccataaggataaggtagagtcTTTTAAGGTTAGTTAGTTCTATCAAGATgggataagtaaagtggttaggataagatgaatccttcaagataagataaatcttattaagataagagaaaaCCTCTTAAGTTAGGATGGATCTATATACACTAGGATAAGTTAAGACCTTTTGAGATAAGATTGatttatgagtgtaggatagaatctcttgggatgagatgaatctattaagataagggaggatcttttaagataagaggaattggttagaatgagatcttttaggataagataaatttcTTAAGCTAGATAGGttccaatggggataatctaggttgtctagttactttataaatatatttttatacctatgtatatatacagatgcaattgtggacattactccacaacccatcacactcaatcaaagatccaaatcagacaggtatcataagaacaaacattcaaataTATAAACACtcataaaaaatagttttgtttttgttcctgagagtaggtctcctattcctaaaggtcactttaggcacaggatttcaaagtgtgaaatccacatttgtctttagaatgaaaaggtaagaataatcagagtaagcggaaatagatgagaaatgattaagataagtttagaaaagaatcagagtaaggtaagtaaagaatggttgtccagttctatctaggtttcgtcctacagtcaacattcctctgataccacttctgtaacacccggattttaggggtccaaaacccggggttaacataaacaccaggtatgctgggaccaagtctcacacatatgatgtatagtggcacaggatcgaatgtcacaacattatatatcacaggagttctatacaaaataaataattacattataaggagacaacggtccagcaacccaaagttgactgggagacgacggcctagaccactcacgaacacatcgcagcatcctccatgagcatcatcctgcagtacctggtcttgacctgtggtgtatgtgagacagcaagagtgagctcacatacgttcatcgctcagcaagttgtggggaataatgtgcatgaactcgccaaaggtgggagctcacgtgaggtgtaaggcttaccaaagaagatggttagagctgagcattgcttttaaagttggtcaaaattttattagcagttactaagtataagtaaataccaacccagttaaatagtagaaccaaagtaacaacttcacctgcgatgcaatgcatatgacaaattgaatttagttccataatttaatcatgtgagtgtccgagctgctcatgaccgtgagcacggctagtataccagttttacactctgcagaggttgcgcatctttacccacaagtcatgttacccatctgccaagggatcgcgacttcccatacacctctaccgaggaggcgaggcagg
It contains:
- the LOC103643271 gene encoding myb-related protein 306; translation: MGRPPCCEKGGVKKGPWTPEEDLVLVSYVQDHGPGNWRAVPTNTGLMRCSKSCRLRWTNHLRPGIKCGNFSDQEEKLIIHLQALLGNRWAAIASYMPERTDNDIKNYWNTHLKKKFTRTGAAGAEARSGRWAAPRGQWERRLQTDIHTARQALREALSLDPAPLSTKPPEQLPQPTAPASQATSYASSAENIARLLEGWWSMHPGAAGKVSSGSRSSSVSVSVFSDDDGVISASNSGGTAAARTPEASIRMTKADGEGTAGPGPGPSFSMLESWLLDDAMGHGDTGLVTVPMGDPCDFF